Proteins encoded within one genomic window of Aspergillus nidulans FGSC A4 chromosome VII:
- a CDS encoding uncharacterized protein (transcript_id=CADANIAT00008333) has protein sequence MRDAEAIATAYAQEASWLEIGQTPVSANRSDFDVITAMDNRGQHTHLTQSGEISQIPVEHLYLTFDTPLPVPVGLSSPRPGRPAPPPYPDLSKYASPFLWSKPRKSVITWISCGVTAMSAYAAGEYTPPADELTAKWNVDRVVYNLGITLFCLGFGIAPMVLAPFSEINGRRPIFVSSGLVFTVCLIGCGATDSFAGLLVARFFLGIGGSTFSTMVGGVISDIYHAGDRNTPMSYFSGSVLFGTGLGPLISGFIQRRANWRWIYYSQAIAAAVFLVILFFFLSETRGSVLLSRKAKTLNKYYDLLEEAGYYGVVFDANETTEKAQVQRIRWKVKSDEERDSLAKMVSISCYRPFPVSIAAIVGTVLSVNQERLAARFGKISNSPEGRLYFACVESILMPVGLFWFGWTSYSSIPWIVPTVAIGCSTIGILSIYLATFNYLADTYHRYASSAIAAQSFCRNVLGGIFPLVTNAMFTNLGYPAACSLLGGIGILLTIVPWVLVFYGPKIRARSKFASEIMHHD, from the exons aTGAGAGACGCAGAGGCAATCGCGACGGCTTACGCGCAGGAGGCTTCTTGGTTAGAGATCGGACAGACCCCAGTCTCAGCCAACAGGAGCGACTTCGACGTCATAACAGCCATGGATAACCGAGGTCAACATACGCACCTCACACAGAGCGGCGAGATTTCGCAAATCCCAGTCGAACATCTATATCTCACTTTTGATACTCCTCTACCTGTGCCCGTGGGTCTTTCTTCCCCGCGTCCCGGCCGCCCAGCTCCACCGCCATATCCAGATCTATCAAAGTATGCTTCGCCGTTTCTCTGGAGTAAGCCACGCAAGTCCGTGATCACCTGGATATCATGCGGTGTGACCGCAATGAGTGCGTACGCCGCTGGTGAATACACGCCCCCAGCCGATGAGCTCACTGCAAAGTGGAATGTGGATAGGGTCGTCTACAACCTAGGGATTACGCTCTTTTGCCTTGGATTTGGGATCGCGCCAATGGTCCTTGCCCCATTTTCAGAAATCAATGGCAGACGGCCGATCTTTGTATCTAGTGGCCTTGTATTCACTG TCTGCCTTATTGGTTGTGGAGCGACAGACTCATTTGCGGGTTTACTTGTCGCGAGGTTTTTTCTGGGGATTGGTGGAT CCACCTTTTCGACAATGGTCGGAGGAGTTATAAGCGACATCTATCACGCAGGGGACCGCAATACCCCCATGTCGTACTTCTCCGGCTCTGTTCTCTTTGGAACAGGCCTAGGTCCACTTATTTCCGGCTTTATCCAGCGCCGGGCGAACTGGCGATGGATCTATTATTCTCAAGCAATTGCCGCGGCAGTTTTTCTCGTCatactcttcttcttccttagCGAAACACGCGGTAGTGTACTTTTGAGCCGCAAAGCCAAAACATTGAATAAGTACTACGATTTGCTCGAGGAAGCGGGCTACTACGGCGTGGTCTTTGATGCCAATGAGACAACGGAAAAGGCGCAAGTTCAGCGGATCAGATGGAAGGTTAAGAGTGACGAAGAGCGTGACTCTCTGGCTAAGATGGTTTCAATTTCTTGCTACAGACCATTTC CGGTTTCTATTGCTGCAATTGTAGGCACAGTGCTGAGTGTAAACCAAGAAAGATTAGCTGCGCGATTCGGCAAGATATCAAATAGCCCAGAAGGACGGTTATACTTCGCCTGCGTCGAATCAATATTGATGCCAGTTGGCTTATTCTGGTTTGGATGGACGTCATACTCCTCGATCCCTTGGATCGTTCCAACCGTTGCCATCGGTTGCTCAACCATTGGCATTCTGTCCATATACCTGGCTACGTTCAACTACCTTGCCGATACGTACCACCGATACGCCAGCTCTGCTATTGCCGCTCAATCTTTTT GCCGTAACGTCCTTGGCGGTATTTTTCCATTGGTCACAAATGCCATGTTCACCAACTTAGGATATCCAGCCGCCTGCAGCCTTTTGGGAGGGATT GGTATCCTATTGACGATCGTACCGTGGGTATTGGTCTTCTACGGCCCCAAGATCCGCGCACGAAGCAAGTTTGCAAGT GAAATTATGCATCACGACTGA